From a single Lolium rigidum isolate FL_2022 chromosome 7, APGP_CSIRO_Lrig_0.1, whole genome shotgun sequence genomic region:
- the LOC124676522 gene encoding uncharacterized protein LOC124676522 translates to MHHAKTDSEVTSSMAPSSPPRAAYYVQSPSHDDGDGKTAASSFHSSPAASPPRSLGNHSRDSSSSRFSGKLASAATGSSRRAAKGAGAGGGDAARRSPWMKEAAIEEEGLLMDDDDDDDGRKGGFSALPKKVRYGLGFVAAFFLLFFFFALILWGASRNQKPVVSVNSVTFHNFVIQAGTDASLVPTELSTLNATVRLTFRNTGTFFGVHVTAQPVTFYYSQLLMAAGDLKYFYQQRKSKRNVSVAVMASRVPLYGGGSGLSSTPGPKGAPPPPVPLELTVRIRSRALVLGKLVKPTFHNNVRCSVRLEVAKLGKALSLKKNCTHI, encoded by the exons ATGCATCACGCCAAGACCGACTCGGAGGTGACCTCGAGCAtggcgccgtcgtcgccgccgcgggcggcctactACGTGCAGTCGCCCAgccacgacgacggcgacggcaagacggccgcctcctccttccactcctccccggccgcctcCCCGCCGCGCTCCCTCGGCAACCACTCcagggactcctcctcctcccgcttctCCGGCAAgctcgcctccgccgccaccggctcctcccgccgcgccgccaaaGGCGCAGGCGCGGGCGGGGGCGACGCGGCGCGGCGCAGCCCATGGATGAAGGAGGCGGCCATCGAGGAGGAGGGGCTCCtcatggacgacgacgacgacgacgacgggcgCAAGGGCGGATTCTCCGCGCTGCCCAAGAAGGTCCGCTACGGCCTTGGCTTCGTCGCCGCCTTCttcctgctcttcttcttcttcgcactcATCCTCTGGGGCGCCAGCCGCAACCAGAAGCCAGTCGTCTCCGTCAAC AGCGTCACCTTCCACAACTTCGTGATCCAGGCCGGCACGGACGCGTCGCTGGTGCCCACCGAGCTCTCCACGCTCAACGCCACCGTCAGGCTCACCTTCCGCAACACCGGCACATTCTTCGGCGTGCACGTCACCGCGCAGCCAGTCACCTTCTACTACTCCCAGCTCCTCATGGCCGCAGGAGAC CTCAAGTACTTCTACCAGCAGAGGAAGAGCAAGCGCaacgtgtcggtggcggtgatggCCAGCAGGGTGCCGCTCTACGGCGGCGGCTCAGGGCTGAGCAGCACCCCGGGGCCCaagggcgcgccgccgccgccggtgccgctGGAGCTGACGGTGAGGATCAGGTCCCGGGCGCTGGTGCTGGGCAAGCTGGTGAAGCCCACGTTCCACAACAACGTGCGGTGCAGCGTCCGCCTGGAGGTGGCAAAGCTCGGCAAGGCCCTCTCCCTCAAGAAGAACTGCACCCACATCTAG